A region from the Arthrobacter gengyunqii genome encodes:
- a CDS encoding DUF6507 family protein: MKLQFDPPMQPSTAGSGGGGSYSMDPSGIHATLVDIAADGQSLTQAAKAARTCGDKAAGYFGTATVVADAFNRFWSDRDDVGERVASLLFRKADAVSTAASAFSEADGTMAAAASAALAKLPADYAPYRLGQYRAVQ, translated from the coding sequence ATGAAGCTTCAATTTGACCCGCCGATGCAGCCGTCCACGGCCGGATCCGGCGGGGGTGGGAGCTACTCCATGGACCCGTCCGGTATCCATGCCACCCTGGTGGACATAGCCGCTGACGGCCAGTCCTTAACGCAGGCAGCGAAGGCCGCCCGCACCTGCGGGGACAAAGCCGCGGGATATTTCGGCACCGCAACGGTGGTGGCGGACGCCTTTAACAGGTTTTGGTCCGACCGCGACGACGTCGGGGAGCGCGTAGCCTCCCTGCTCTTCCGAAAGGCCGACGCCGTCTCCACGGCCGCCTCCGCCTTCTCCGAGGCTGACGGCACCATGGCGGCCGCGGCTTCGGCTGCGCTCGCGAAGCTCCCGGCTGACTATGCGCCGTACCGCCTCGGCCAGTACCGGGCGGTGCAGTAA
- a CDS encoding TadA family conjugal transfer-associated ATPase — MSGQTGRRAARGLPSDQPAPRAGDSPMVREVRRRMLDDGEPVTAARLAAAVHSSGRLLGAEGALRAVDRVQAELQGLGPLQELALLPGISDILVNGPDRVWVDSGHGLELTGLRFSSDAEVQGLAARLIAAGGRRLDDSNPCVDVQLRGYRVHAVLRPVSTGSTLLSIRIRRTLTFTLSELQAGGTLDPESAAVLRRIIACRLNFLISGATGTGKTTLLSTLLSLSKPHERLVLVEDAAELDPRHPHVVGLQSRHGNVEGAGTVDQAELVRQALRMRPDRLIVGECRGAEVRELLAAMNTGHDGAGGTIHANSAASVPARLAALGALAGMSSAAVNLQAASALDVVVHLARDTAGRRVAEIAVITASADGRLLAVPALLPLLPPGAAGRHGEGWAALQRRIGADQAPETSAS; from the coding sequence ATGAGCGGCCAGACGGGCCGCCGCGCCGCCCGTGGCCTGCCCTCGGATCAGCCGGCGCCTCGCGCAGGCGATTCTCCGATGGTGCGGGAGGTCCGGCGGAGGATGTTGGACGACGGGGAGCCGGTTACTGCCGCGCGCTTGGCGGCTGCAGTGCACTCCAGCGGACGGCTGCTGGGTGCCGAGGGTGCCCTGCGCGCTGTTGACCGGGTACAGGCGGAACTGCAGGGGCTGGGCCCGCTCCAGGAATTGGCGCTGCTGCCCGGGATCAGCGACATCTTGGTGAACGGTCCGGACCGGGTGTGGGTGGACAGCGGACACGGGCTGGAACTGACCGGGCTGCGGTTCAGCTCCGATGCAGAGGTTCAAGGCCTTGCGGCCCGGCTCATTGCGGCAGGCGGACGGCGGCTGGATGACTCCAACCCGTGTGTGGATGTGCAGCTGCGCGGCTACCGTGTCCATGCGGTGCTGCGTCCGGTCTCCACCGGTTCCACACTGCTCTCCATCCGCATCCGGCGCACGCTCACCTTCACGCTGTCGGAACTGCAGGCCGGTGGAACGCTGGATCCTGAGAGCGCCGCGGTGCTTCGGCGCATCATCGCGTGCCGCCTGAACTTCCTGATCAGCGGGGCCACGGGAACGGGGAAAACCACGCTGCTCTCCACCCTGCTGTCGCTGAGCAAACCGCATGAACGGCTGGTGCTCGTGGAGGACGCCGCTGAGCTGGACCCGCGCCATCCTCATGTTGTGGGACTGCAGAGCCGGCATGGAAACGTGGAGGGGGCCGGCACAGTGGACCAGGCCGAACTGGTCCGGCAGGCTCTGAGGATGCGGCCGGACCGGCTGATTGTGGGGGAGTGCCGCGGCGCCGAGGTCCGTGAGCTTCTGGCTGCCATGAACACCGGACACGACGGCGCAGGCGGCACCATCCATGCCAACTCCGCTGCCAGCGTTCCCGCCCGGCTGGCGGCTCTCGGGGCGCTCGCCGGGATGAGCAGCGCCGCGGTCAATCTGCAGGCAGCCAGCGCCCTGGACGTGGTGGTGCATTTGGCCCGCGACACCGCCGGCCGGCGGGTTGCGGAAATCGCAGTGATCACGGCATCGGCAGACGGGCGGCTGCTGGCAGTGCCGGCGCTGCTGCCGTTGCTGCCACCAGGTGCTGCCGGACGGCACGGCGAAGGATGGGCGGCACTTCAGCGGCGGATCGGTGCGGACCAGGCGCCGGAAACATCCGCTTCATGA
- a CDS encoding sensor histidine kinase: MPLPTQHLSVWQTAGITAAAAVVGFLVFLVVRGSMLPPDDADPTPFMGLMFLDFILGLTAVGLLPLALRRAPVAAGLAIIALSGLSTLAFPAACLCIVRIAALRRPRLLAATALVFLAAVLVDFAVNPVAGGAEDYGWVLLIALGMLGVLVLIGMNRGAKKALIVSLRQEADSARREQDARADQARLAERTRIAREMHDTLAHRLSLISMHAGALEYRTDLDPETIRSTAGILRETASKATSELRTVLTVLREDAVDTAPQPNISSIPALVETARAAGTDITLSIEPALLGTALDAPADATSRHLYRVAQEGITNAQKHAPGHPVAVSLTGAPGQCITVTVSNPVSGSKPPAPDGLGLIGLAERARLSGGSFESGARHGVYTTAVQVPW; this comes from the coding sequence ATGCCGCTCCCGACTCAACACCTCAGCGTCTGGCAAACGGCAGGCATCACTGCCGCAGCCGCGGTGGTCGGGTTCCTCGTTTTTCTCGTCGTTCGGGGTTCCATGCTGCCGCCCGACGACGCCGATCCCACGCCCTTCATGGGATTGATGTTCCTGGACTTCATCCTGGGTCTGACCGCCGTCGGCCTCCTCCCCCTCGCCCTGCGCCGGGCACCGGTTGCCGCTGGTCTTGCCATCATTGCCCTCAGCGGACTCTCCACCCTGGCCTTTCCCGCCGCCTGCCTGTGCATTGTCCGCATCGCAGCCCTGAGACGGCCGCGTCTTCTGGCTGCCACTGCGCTTGTCTTTCTTGCAGCAGTGTTGGTCGACTTCGCCGTCAACCCGGTTGCTGGTGGTGCCGAAGACTACGGATGGGTTCTTTTGATCGCTTTGGGCATGCTGGGAGTTCTGGTACTGATCGGGATGAACCGCGGCGCTAAAAAGGCGCTGATCGTTTCCCTCCGGCAGGAAGCGGACAGCGCCCGCCGGGAACAGGATGCACGGGCGGATCAGGCTCGGCTGGCCGAGCGCACCCGGATTGCGCGGGAGATGCACGACACCCTGGCTCACCGCCTGAGCCTGATCAGCATGCATGCCGGAGCCTTGGAGTACCGCACCGATCTGGACCCGGAAACCATCCGGTCCACGGCCGGAATCCTGCGCGAGACCGCCTCCAAAGCCACATCGGAACTGCGCACCGTGTTGACCGTTCTGCGTGAAGACGCAGTGGACACCGCACCCCAGCCGAATATCTCCTCCATTCCGGCACTCGTGGAAACAGCCCGGGCGGCCGGCACCGACATCACGCTGAGCATCGAACCGGCGCTGCTGGGCACCGCGCTCGACGCCCCCGCCGATGCAACCTCCCGCCACCTGTACCGCGTGGCGCAGGAGGGCATCACCAACGCCCAAAAACATGCTCCCGGCCATCCCGTGGCGGTGTCCCTGACCGGTGCACCCGGGCAGTGCATCACCGTGACGGTGAGCAACCCGGTCTCGGGGTCCAAGCCCCCTGCGCCGGACGGGCTCGGTCTGATTGGACTGGCTGAGCGGGCGCGGCTCTCCGGCGGCTCCTTTGAATCGGGTGCCAGGCACGGGGTCTACACCACGGCAGTGCAGGTTCCCTGGTGA
- a CDS encoding CPBP family intramembrane glutamic endopeptidase, which yields MTFSADHPDAVTPARPAPVRLAPPRPFHRLARSQPGYRWWHPLTTVMVTVVLFFVLMMLAMGATAAVGIFVPGVSATVERALSAESDLGDPVQLAFLLGTVGLLWPAAALGVRWGGRRSAGTLSSVTGRLRWRCFPKPLVLAAGLFVAMNALSLLVPESLRGSGAVTDGGGSSGNVWLLLLVVLALVPVQATAEEYAFRGLLMQGIGSWLRHPAFAILLPVPLFVVGHGYGLVGQIDVAAFAVAAGWITWRTGGLEAAIALHVINNVGALGLGAAGFGDLNATDLPLAALPFSLAFTLAYALIVVRWFPSPAAAPPRRDRYLASA from the coding sequence ATGACCTTTTCTGCTGATCATCCGGATGCCGTGACCCCGGCCCGCCCCGCTCCCGTCCGTCTCGCCCCTCCCCGTCCGTTTCACCGCCTGGCCCGCTCCCAGCCCGGCTACCGATGGTGGCACCCGCTGACCACGGTGATGGTCACCGTCGTCCTCTTTTTTGTCCTGATGATGTTGGCGATGGGGGCAACGGCGGCGGTGGGGATCTTTGTGCCGGGCGTTTCCGCAACGGTGGAGCGGGCGTTGTCTGCGGAATCAGACCTCGGCGACCCGGTGCAGCTCGCCTTCCTGCTGGGAACCGTCGGTCTGCTCTGGCCCGCGGCGGCGCTGGGCGTGCGGTGGGGCGGCAGGCGTTCCGCAGGAACACTCTCCTCGGTCACCGGCCGGCTGCGCTGGCGCTGCTTTCCCAAGCCGCTGGTCCTGGCTGCCGGCCTGTTCGTGGCCATGAACGCCTTGAGCCTGCTGGTGCCGGAGTCCTTGCGAGGCAGTGGCGCAGTGACGGACGGCGGCGGAAGTTCCGGCAACGTGTGGCTTCTGCTGCTCGTAGTCCTGGCATTAGTACCGGTGCAGGCAACCGCCGAGGAATATGCTTTCCGCGGTCTGCTGATGCAGGGCATCGGATCCTGGCTGCGCCATCCGGCCTTCGCCATCCTGTTGCCGGTTCCCCTGTTCGTCGTCGGCCACGGCTACGGACTGGTGGGGCAGATTGATGTTGCAGCCTTTGCCGTCGCGGCCGGCTGGATCACCTGGCGCACCGGCGGGCTGGAAGCAGCCATCGCGCTGCATGTCATCAACAACGTGGGAGCGCTCGGCCTGGGTGCGGCGGGCTTCGGGGACCTCAATGCCACCGACCTGCCGTTGGCTGCCCTGCCCTTTTCGCTGGCTTTTACGCTGGCCTACGCCCTTATCGTGGTCCGCTGGTTCCCGTCGCCCGCTGCAGCGCCTCCGCGGAGGGATCGTTACTTGGCTTCGGCATAG
- the ssd gene encoding septum site-determining protein Ssd has product MSEEQLWVPASRSRKNRAPQPAQFLADRLRAPSRFSLRTTPGPVSGRSATGVPTIAAPVILISGSQPLQDEVARIAAAAGVELEVMADAEAAAHRNPEVLLLGSDVAAGSGHHVPQGGPGLRWPEVILVGTAQDTELWQEAARREAARVAVLPEASGWLAEYLGRRRGKASGFVVGVVGGSGGAGASTLSCWLAHEAAERRVETLLVDGDPCGGGLDASLGSGDVPGVRWPDLADVRGTLNPVQLVSALPQVSGFALLSGDSGEARAGGGTDETWAADSPSADYPADESISAVMDAARGAFALTIVDCARQPSSSLLLSCDALLLVVPGRLRPVLAARSLTRSLGAAVPKAAVVRGPLGDGLDDVRAADAAGLSLAGYLPAARRLEHAEARGLLLQRGRSRSIRRVTGQLVERFAAELPVPASAMKRPSR; this is encoded by the coding sequence ATGAGTGAAGAGCAGCTGTGGGTGCCGGCGTCCAGGTCGCGGAAGAACCGCGCTCCGCAGCCGGCGCAGTTCCTTGCGGACCGACTTCGGGCCCCGTCACGGTTTAGCCTGCGCACGACGCCGGGACCGGTTTCGGGGCGCTCTGCGACAGGCGTTCCAACCATCGCGGCGCCGGTCATCCTGATCAGCGGATCCCAGCCGCTGCAGGACGAGGTGGCCAGAATTGCTGCGGCAGCCGGTGTGGAACTGGAAGTGATGGCGGATGCCGAAGCTGCGGCTCACCGAAACCCGGAGGTGCTGCTGCTGGGCAGCGACGTGGCGGCGGGATCCGGACATCATGTGCCACAGGGCGGGCCCGGGCTTCGGTGGCCCGAAGTCATCCTGGTGGGCACCGCCCAGGACACGGAGTTGTGGCAGGAGGCAGCCCGGCGGGAAGCAGCGCGCGTTGCAGTACTTCCGGAAGCCTCAGGCTGGCTGGCCGAATATTTGGGCCGGAGGCGAGGCAAAGCCTCGGGCTTCGTGGTGGGAGTAGTGGGCGGAAGCGGGGGAGCAGGGGCATCCACGCTCTCCTGCTGGCTTGCCCACGAAGCCGCCGAGCGCCGGGTGGAAACGCTGCTGGTGGACGGCGACCCCTGCGGCGGAGGGCTGGATGCCAGCCTTGGCAGCGGCGACGTGCCCGGGGTGCGCTGGCCTGATTTGGCGGATGTCCGCGGCACCTTGAATCCGGTGCAGCTCGTGTCCGCGCTTCCCCAGGTATCGGGTTTCGCGCTGCTTTCCGGAGATTCCGGAGAGGCCCGTGCGGGCGGCGGGACGGATGAAACCTGGGCAGCCGACTCGCCGTCCGCTGATTATCCTGCCGACGAGAGCATCTCGGCGGTGATGGACGCTGCACGAGGGGCTTTTGCCCTCACCATTGTGGACTGCGCACGGCAGCCGTCCAGTTCGTTGCTGCTCTCCTGTGATGCCCTGCTGCTGGTGGTTCCGGGGCGTCTGCGGCCCGTGCTCGCCGCCAGGTCACTTACCCGGAGTCTGGGAGCTGCCGTGCCCAAAGCCGCGGTGGTCCGCGGACCGCTGGGCGACGGACTGGATGACGTCCGCGCAGCTGACGCTGCAGGTCTGTCCCTGGCTGGTTATCTGCCGGCTGCCCGGCGTCTGGAACATGCCGAGGCGCGCGGACTCCTGCTGCAGCGCGGCCGCAGCCGCAGCATCCGGCGGGTGACCGGCCAGTTGGTGGAACGGTTTGCCGCGGAACTGCCTGTTCCGGCCTCCGCGATGAAAAGGCCGTCGAGATGA
- a CDS encoding response regulator transcription factor yields MSAASIKVLIADDEPLIRAGLRLILDGAPDISIVGEAGDGETAVVLAAELTPDVVLMDIRMPRLNGIAATERITASPQPPRVIVLTSFDTDDFILSALRAGASGFLLKDTAPADMVSAVRAAAADNLRFSPGVLKRIVAAAATSSAAPAEPAEQHNPLAALSERERVIARAVSRGLTNTEISAELFVSVATVKTHIASAFTKLDVANRVQLAVTVLQSPSPSPIKVGERSGLAKD; encoded by the coding sequence GTGAGCGCCGCATCAATCAAGGTCCTGATCGCGGACGATGAACCCCTCATCCGTGCAGGGCTGCGGCTCATCCTTGACGGGGCCCCGGATATTTCCATCGTTGGTGAAGCGGGCGACGGCGAGACCGCCGTCGTGCTCGCCGCGGAACTAACACCCGACGTCGTCCTCATGGACATCCGGATGCCGCGGCTGAACGGCATCGCCGCCACGGAACGCATCACGGCGTCGCCGCAGCCGCCCAGGGTGATCGTCCTGACCTCGTTCGACACCGATGATTTCATCCTGTCCGCCCTGCGCGCCGGCGCGAGCGGTTTCCTGCTCAAGGACACCGCGCCCGCGGACATGGTCTCTGCCGTTCGCGCCGCGGCAGCGGACAACCTGCGTTTCTCCCCCGGCGTGCTCAAACGCATTGTGGCGGCAGCGGCCACTTCCTCCGCGGCACCCGCGGAACCGGCGGAACAGCACAATCCGCTGGCGGCACTCAGCGAGCGCGAACGCGTGATTGCCCGTGCGGTTTCCCGAGGGCTCACCAACACGGAGATCAGCGCTGAACTCTTCGTCAGCGTTGCCACGGTCAAAACCCACATCGCGAGCGCTTTCACCAAGCTTGATGTCGCCAACCGTGTCCAGCTGGCCGTGACCGTCCTCCAATCGCCGTCGCCGTCACCAATCAAAGTCGGCGAAAGGTCCGGACTCGCGAAGGATTAG
- a CDS encoding bifunctional 3'-5' exonuclease/DNA polymerase: MYVVLTAAGSAAAAGSLLLQETDDAGHPAAPPAVVAPAKLAAAVLHYEDQPRNVRWVFGSTREIYPQLLDAGVTVERSHDLALVRGILRFSEAVPASPYIDKLRTEASDEDTDLLPRQLLPVQPAPNQSSLFEELEGFDPLPGRRGPSLEDQVAELQAQLAAVAGASSPRRLALLLAAESAGGLIAVEMEHAGLPWRRDIHEAMLEHELGPRPPEGQRPVRLEQLASELRDKLGNPGFNPDSPQELLRALHRAGIEVKTTRSWELQQHEHPAIAPLLEYKRLSRLLTANGWTWLDAWVDGGRFRPEYVVGGVVSGRWASRGGGALQIPKYVRDAVRPDRGHRLIVADAAQLEPRVLAALGQDNALAAAARGKDLYQGIADQNFNGDRSLAKMAMLGAMYGATSGEAGRLMPALTRSYPQAIDVVERGARAGEAGKVVSSHLGRSSPPVSERWLRAQQSSSAEEQRRAESLARSQGRFTRNFVVQSTAAEWALCWLAEIRRRLRAASTAAPAGQLVFFLHDEVMLHVPADRADEVSALVTEAAAAATRLLFGQIPLEFPVVAVTVDSYAEAK; this comes from the coding sequence ATGTACGTTGTCCTCACTGCCGCCGGATCGGCCGCCGCTGCCGGATCGCTGCTGCTGCAGGAGACCGACGACGCCGGGCACCCCGCCGCACCTCCCGCCGTCGTCGCCCCCGCGAAATTGGCAGCCGCGGTGCTCCATTACGAGGACCAGCCCCGGAACGTCCGCTGGGTTTTCGGCAGCACACGGGAGATCTATCCTCAGCTGCTCGACGCCGGCGTCACGGTGGAACGCAGCCATGATCTGGCCCTTGTCCGCGGCATTCTGCGCTTTTCCGAAGCCGTCCCCGCGTCCCCTTATATAGACAAGCTGCGCACCGAAGCGTCCGACGAAGACACGGATCTGCTCCCCCGCCAGCTGCTGCCGGTGCAGCCGGCACCCAACCAAAGCTCGCTCTTCGAGGAGCTCGAAGGCTTCGATCCCCTGCCCGGCAGGCGCGGCCCGTCGCTGGAAGACCAGGTTGCCGAGCTGCAGGCCCAACTCGCCGCCGTGGCCGGCGCTTCCTCCCCGCGCCGCCTGGCCCTGCTGCTGGCCGCAGAATCTGCCGGCGGACTGATTGCCGTGGAAATGGAGCACGCCGGCCTGCCCTGGCGCCGCGACATCCACGAAGCGATGCTGGAGCACGAACTGGGACCGCGCCCGCCCGAGGGACAGCGTCCGGTCCGGCTGGAACAGCTCGCCTCGGAGCTGCGGGACAAACTGGGCAACCCCGGGTTCAATCCGGACTCCCCGCAGGAGCTGCTCCGTGCCCTGCACCGAGCCGGGATCGAAGTGAAAACCACCCGGTCCTGGGAACTGCAGCAGCACGAGCATCCCGCCATCGCTCCCCTGCTGGAATACAAGCGGCTCTCCCGGCTGCTGACCGCCAACGGCTGGACCTGGCTGGATGCCTGGGTGGACGGCGGCCGGTTCCGGCCCGAGTATGTGGTGGGCGGGGTGGTCTCCGGACGATGGGCCTCGCGCGGCGGCGGTGCCCTGCAGATTCCCAAATACGTGCGCGACGCCGTGCGGCCGGACCGGGGCCACCGGCTGATTGTCGCAGACGCCGCGCAGCTGGAGCCCCGGGTGCTCGCGGCCCTGGGCCAGGATAACGCCCTCGCGGCCGCAGCCCGCGGCAAGGACCTGTACCAGGGCATCGCGGACCAGAACTTCAACGGCGACCGGTCGCTGGCCAAAATGGCAATGCTCGGCGCCATGTACGGCGCCACCTCCGGTGAGGCTGGCCGGCTGATGCCCGCCCTGACCCGGTCCTATCCGCAGGCCATCGACGTGGTGGAACGCGGCGCGCGGGCCGGAGAAGCAGGCAAGGTGGTCAGCAGCCATCTTGGCCGCAGCTCGCCGCCGGTATCGGAGCGCTGGCTGCGTGCCCAGCAGAGTTCCTCCGCTGAGGAACAGCGCCGGGCCGAGTCCCTGGCCCGGTCCCAAGGCAGGTTCACCCGCAACTTTGTGGTGCAGTCCACCGCGGCGGAATGGGCCCTGTGCTGGCTGGCGGAAATACGACGGCGGCTGCGGGCGGCGTCCACGGCCGCACCGGCGGGGCAGCTGGTGTTCTTCCTGCACGACGAAGTGATGCTTCATGTGCCCGCGGACCGGGCCGACGAGGTCAGCGCCCTGGTCACCGAGGCCGCAGCCGCTGCCACCCGCCTGCTGTTCGGGCAGATTCCGCTGGAGTTCCCGGTGGTGGCCGTGACCGTGGATTCCTATGCCGAAGCCAAGTAA